Sequence from the Brevundimonas sp. SGAir0440 genome:
TGCGCAAGCGCGGGGCCACATCCTCCAGCATCGCCTGCATGATCTTGGGCACGCCGGCCATGACGAAGACATTGCCGATCTGGAAGCCGGGCGCGTCGGTGACCGGATTGGCGATCAGAACGCCGCCCTCGGGAATGCGCGCCATGCGACGGCGCGCGGCGTTGAACTCGTCGCCATAGCGGCGCGACAGGATGGCTAGCGCCTGGGGATGTTCGGGCAGGGCCACGCCGAAGGCGGCGGCCACGGCGTCGGCGGTGATGTCGTCATGGGTCGGACCGATGCCGCCGGTGGTGAAGACATAGTCCCAGCGTGAGCGCAGCGCGTCCAACGCCTCGACGATCCGGCCGTGATCGTCGCTGACGACCCGCGCCTCCATCAGATCGATCCCCAACGCCGCCAGAAACCGGGCGATGGTGTTGGTGTTGGTGTCCTGGGTCCGGCCCGACAGGATTTCGTCGCCGATGACCAGAACGGCGGCGGTCGGCGCAGAGGCGATTGAGGCGGCGTCGGTCATGCGGGAATCCGGGGGCAGGCTTGAGGTTTCATGCTATAACGCCCATCTGCGGCGAACGGATTGCGCCGTATCCCGCCTTTTGCAGACCGATCGCCCCCATGTACGAAACGCCCGAACTCGAAACCGACGTCCTGGTCCGCTCCAGCGCCATCCGCATCCATGAGGCGGAAGACTTCGAAGGCATGCGCAAGGCCGGACGTCTGGTCGCCGAGGCGCTGGACATGATCGCGGCGCATGTGAAGCCGGGCGTCCTGACCAGCACGATCGACGATCTGGTGCGCGAATTCACCCTGGACAACGGCGGCCTGCCCGCCTGCCTGGGCTACAAAGGCTACGAGAAGACCGTCTGCACCTCGATCAACCACGTCGTCTGCCACGGCATTCCCGGCGACCGGGTGCTGAAGGACGGCGACATCGTCAACATCGACCACACCGTGATCGTGGACGGCTGGCACGGCGATTCCAGCCGCATGTATGCGGTGGGCGAGATCAATGCGCGGGCCAAGAAGCTGATCGACGTGACCTATCAGTCGCTGGATCTGGGCCTGGAGCAGGTCAAGCCGGGCAATACGTTCGGCGACATCGGCTATGCGATCCAGAAGTTCGTCGAGGCCCAGCGCATGAGCGTGGTGCGCGACTTCTGCGGCCACGGCATCGGCCGCGTCTTCCACGACAGCCCCAATGTCCTGCACTACGGCCGTCGCGGCGAGGGCGCGGTGCTGAAACCCGGCATGTTCTTCACCGTCGAGCCGATGGTGAACCTGGGCAAACCGCACGTGAAGGTGCTGTCCGACGGCTGGACCGCCGTGACGCGCGACAAGTCCCTGTCGGCCCAGTGCGAGCACACCATCGGGGTGACGGAAGACGGACTGGAAATCTTCACGGCGTCGCCGGCGGGGCTGTTCCGACCGAATTGAACCCTTGATCCCCAATCGCAATACGCACAGGTTGCGTTGAGCGGGAGGGATCATGCTCGACGACAAGGCGTCCGAAGTCGGGGACAAGCCCAAGCCGCGCCACAGCGGTCATCGCGACCGGCTGCGTGAGCGGGCGGCGAAGGGGGGCTTGGGCGCCCTGCCCGACTATGAGCTGCTGGAACTACTGTTGTTTCGTAGCGTGCCCTACAAGGACACCAAGCCGCTGGCCAAGGATCTGCTGGCGCGGTTCGGAGGGCTGGAGGGGATCGGGGCAGCCAGCCATGAGGCGATCGAGGATCAGGTGGCGCGGTCGATGGGATATGCCGTCGGCAAGGCGACGCGGGCGGTGGCGCTGGACCTTCAGCTGATCTTCGACGTGACGCGGCGGATCGCGCGCGAGCCGACGGCCAAGCGGCCGGTGATCTCGTCGTGGACGGCGCTCCTGGCCTATGTCCGCGTCGCCTTGCAGCACGAGCCGCGCGAGCAGTTCCGGGTCCTGTATCTGGACAAGAAGAACCAGCTGATCCTGGACGAGGTGCAGAACCGCGGCACGGTCGATCATGCGCCGGTCTATCCGCGCGAGGTCGTGCGGCGCGCGCTGGAGCTGTCGGCCAGCGCCCTGATCCTGGTGCACAACCATCCGTCGGGCGACCCGACCCCCAGCCGCGCCGATATCGAAATCACGAAACAGGTTGTGCAGGCCGGCCGCGCCCTTAACGTCGAGGTTCACGACCATCTGGTCGTCGGCCGCGACGGGGTGGCCAGCTTCAAGCAACTGGGCCTGATGTGAACGACAGGATTCTGACGACCGAGCGACTGGTGATGAGCCCCGTCTCGACACAGGATTTCGACGATCTGCTGACCCTCTGGGCCGATGAGGATTTCACGCGCCACATCATGGGTCGGGCGCTGGGCCGCGAAGAGGTGTGGTTCCGGCTGCTGCGCGATCTCGGCCATTGGTCGGCGATGGGCTATGGCAACTGGACGATCCGGCTGCGGGACGACGGAACCTATCTGGGCAGCGTCGGGGTGTTGGACTATCGCCGCGAGCTGGAGCCGCCGTTCGACGCGCCAGAGCTGGGCTGGGGCGTGGCGCCGGGGTTTCAGGGGCGGGGCTATGCGGCCGAGGCGCTGACGGCGGCCCTGGACTGGACCGACCGGAGGCTGGAGCGGCGAACCGTCTGCATGATCGCGCCCGAGAACCTGGCCTCGCTGAAGCTGGCGGCGCGGGTCGGCTATCGCCCCTATGCGCGCGCGACCTACAAGGATCATCCGGTGCAGTTGTTCGAACGGCCACGGCGCGCGCCGTAGGTCGGCATTAAGGATTACCGGGCAAACTGGCGCTGAACGAAGTGTGAGTGCCCGTCATGCCCATGTCCGTGGAAACGCTGCGCCAGCATCTGGTCGAAGCCTTCGCCGACGCCGAGATCGAGATCGAGGATCTGGCGGGCGACGGCGACCACTATCGCGCGCGGATCGTGTCGAGCGCCTTCGCCGGCCTGCCGCGCGTACGTCAGCACCAGATGGTCTATGCCGCGCTGAAGGGTCAGATGGGCGGCGAACTGCACGCCCTGGCGCTGGAGACCTCCGCGCCGGCCAAGGAGGGCTGAGGGCCATGCGCTATCGCCCCTTCGGCGTCTCCGGCTCCGCCATCTCGAACCTGACGCTGAGTTTCGGCGCCGGCGTGCTGAAGCGCGGGCGCGAGGCCGGGTTGGACCTGCTGTACTCGGCGCTGGAAGCGGGGGTAAACAGCTATCGGCTGGAGACCGCCGACCCGGTGGCGGCCGAGGTGCTGGGCGAGGCCCTGTCGCATGTGGATCGCAAGCTGGTCTATGTCAGCCTGACCCTGGGCGCCGGCGACGGCCGCGACCAGCAGCGCGACTTCTCCGCACAAGGCATGACGGCGGCCATCGACCGGGTGCTGCACTTCTCGGGCCTGGGGTGGATCGACGTGGCGGTGCTGCACGAGCCGGGCGAGACCGAACTGGCGCAATCGTCGCTCAGCGCGCTGAAGGCCATGCGCGCCACCGGACGGATCAAGCTTCTGGGCATCGCCGGCGGCGGCGACGTCATGGACGCCTATGTGTCGACAGGGGCGTTTGACG
This genomic interval carries:
- a CDS encoding competence/damage-inducible protein A translates to MTDAASIASAPTAAVLVIGDEILSGRTQDTNTNTIARFLAALGIDLMEARVVSDDHGRIVEALDALRSRWDYVFTTGGIGPTHDDITADAVAAAFGVALPEHPQALAILSRRYGDEFNAARRRMARIPEGGVLIANPVTDAPGFQIGNVFVMAGVPKIMQAMLEDVAPRLRTGAIVHARTLKVTGVGEGAVADVLRAAANQRRELSFGSYPFGHGSIGEIGTQLVIRGRDADQVDAAAHDLIAELRNLSIDVAAA
- the map gene encoding type I methionyl aminopeptidase encodes the protein MYETPELETDVLVRSSAIRIHEAEDFEGMRKAGRLVAEALDMIAAHVKPGVLTSTIDDLVREFTLDNGGLPACLGYKGYEKTVCTSINHVVCHGIPGDRVLKDGDIVNIDHTVIVDGWHGDSSRMYAVGEINARAKKLIDVTYQSLDLGLEQVKPGNTFGDIGYAIQKFVEAQRMSVVRDFCGHGIGRVFHDSPNVLHYGRRGEGAVLKPGMFFTVEPMVNLGKPHVKVLSDGWTAVTRDKSLSAQCEHTIGVTEDGLEIFTASPAGLFRPN
- the radC gene encoding DNA repair protein RadC yields the protein MLDDKASEVGDKPKPRHSGHRDRLRERAAKGGLGALPDYELLELLLFRSVPYKDTKPLAKDLLARFGGLEGIGAASHEAIEDQVARSMGYAVGKATRAVALDLQLIFDVTRRIAREPTAKRPVISSWTALLAYVRVALQHEPREQFRVLYLDKKNQLILDEVQNRGTVDHAPVYPREVVRRALELSASALILVHNHPSGDPTPSRADIEITKQVVQAGRALNVEVHDHLVVGRDGVASFKQLGLM
- a CDS encoding GNAT family N-acetyltransferase — its product is MNDRILTTERLVMSPVSTQDFDDLLTLWADEDFTRHIMGRALGREEVWFRLLRDLGHWSAMGYGNWTIRLRDDGTYLGSVGVLDYRRELEPPFDAPELGWGVAPGFQGRGYAAEALTAALDWTDRRLERRTVCMIAPENLASLKLAARVGYRPYARATYKDHPVQLFERPRRAP
- a CDS encoding BolA family protein yields the protein MPMSVETLRQHLVEAFADAEIEIEDLAGDGDHYRARIVSSAFAGLPRVRQHQMVYAALKGQMGGELHALALETSAPAKEG
- a CDS encoding aldo/keto reductase gives rise to the protein MRYRPFGVSGSAISNLTLSFGAGVLKRGREAGLDLLYSALEAGVNSYRLETADPVAAEVLGEALSHVDRKLVYVSLTLGAGDGRDQQRDFSAQGMTAAIDRVLHFSGLGWIDVAVLHEPGETELAQSSLSALKAMRATGRIKLLGIAGGGDVMDAYVSTGAFDALLTPFDINADWKIRNRIRSAREQDMAVFAYDFYADRRARAPDAPIFKKGLFGFGKDKRPVDTPKKDAFGFLYRTQNWTAEAICLSYVLTDPSVSSVIVTPTDTDRLATLAAAPERDMPPGLAAQIEMARVVANQAA